The Rhodoferax ferrireducens T118 DNA segment GCAATGGTTTGCATGCCCAGGCTTGTCGCCATGCTGATGATGGCGCCCACAATCGCCTTGTCGTCGGAGTCTTCGGTGATGTCACGCACAAAAGACTGATCGATCTTGATTTTGTAGACCCGAAACTTTTTCAGGTAGCTCAGCGACGAGTAACCCGTGCCAAAGTCATCAATCGACATGCGTACGCCGCGCTCGTGCAAATTGTTCATGACGGCAATGGCCCCCAGCGGGTCGGTCATGGCAACGTTTTCGGTCAGTTCGAGTTCCAGCAAATGGGCGGGCAACTGGGCTTCATTCAGAATGCTGGTTACCAGTTCAGGTAGGTCGGCATGGCGGAACTGCACCGATGACAGATTGACAGAGAGAGCAATGGGCAGCATCCCGGCGTCAATCCATGCCTTGAGCTGCTGCACGGAGGTACGCAGGACCCATTCGCCGATGGGCAAAATCAGTCCGCAGGTCTCGGCCACGGGAATGAATTCAGCCGGCGGCACAGCCCCCAGTTCGGGGTGACTCCATCGCAGCAAGGCTTCTGCGCCAACGACACGGCCACTCGCCAGCGAAATTTGCGGCTGGTAGTGCAACTGCAGCTGATTGCGCTCCAAAGCACGGCGCAGCGCATTTTCCAGCGTCAGGGTGCGTTCAGAGCGAGCCTGCATTTCTGCCGTGAAGAAGCGGTAGTTGTTGCGCCCGTCTTTTTTAGCGCGGTACATCGCGGCATCGGCGCAACGTGACAGCGTGTCGAAGTCCGAGCCATCGCCAGGAAACAAGGCAATCCCGATGCTGGGTGTCACCGTCAACTCATGCGGTTCGAGCTCAAATGCCACCAATGCCGATTGCAGCAACATTTCGGCGATATGTGCAGCACCCGCAGCATTTGTTTCGGGAAGTACCAAAATGAACTCATCACCACCCAGACGGCAAACTGTGTCCTGCTCACGCACGGCGCCTTTGAGCCGACCCGCTAGCGCAATCAGCACTTCGTCGCCTACCCGGTGTCCGAGCGAGTCGTTGACGTTCTTGAAATGATCCAGGTCCAGGAGCAACAGCGCCAGCGGTGTGCCATTGCGCTGCGCGGCGCTAAGTGCCAGGTTGCAGCGGTCGGTCAACAACACCCGATTGGGCAGGCCTGTGAGTGAATCAAAATGTGCCAGCAACTGGATTTTTCTCTCTGCCTGCTTGCTTTCGGTGATGTCGCGGCATAAAACCAAAAAGAGGGGTTCTTCGCCAGGCAACGCTGATTTTCGCGTCACCGACATTTCAAACCAGTGCATGCCATTGTCAAGCGGCACTTTGATTTGTTTGCCGATTGAACATTCTTTTTCTTTGGCTTCCTGCAAGGCCGCCAGCACGATCTGGCAGGCCTGCGGCGGCAGCAATTCCATGATCGTTCTGCCGATCAGGTCCTCGGTCGGCCATGGCAGTGAGTCAGTCCGGGACGAGTGTGCGTTGTAACAGCGCCCGTCCAGTCCCAACTCAAGCAGCGGGTCCGGAATCGCGCCCAGCGTGGCTTGAAGCTGTCGCTGCGTCGCCAGAATTTCAGCCGTGCGCTCGTTCACCTGCACTTCCAATCCCTGGTCACGCACCCTCATCTCATACAGTAACCAGGCGAGATAGGCCATCAACAGGCTGAGAAAAAAGTTGATGGTGGCCTCGAACCCGAGACGGTCTGATTGGCCCCAGCCGTTGATCGGCGCGACACTCAGTGTCCACTGGCCGTTGGGCAGTTCCAGCGTGCGCTCTACCGGTGCATCGAGCACACCGTTTCCAGACGCCTCAATGCTTTGTCGCTCGCCGGTGTCCGGTGCGGTGCGCCAAAGCTCGTAGGCATAACCGCGTTGCGTCAAAAGAGGCAGGCGGGCAGAGGCCAGAGCATCCGGAAACCGCAAGGTTACGTAAGTGAAGCCCCAAAACACCTTGTGTCCCTGCGCATCGTTCAGAAAGACGGGCAGACGCCCCACAACTCCCAGGCCACCTTGCGCAAGCTTGAGGGGTCCCGCCAGTG contains these protein-coding regions:
- a CDS encoding bifunctional diguanylate cyclase/phosphodiesterase — encoded protein: MNAARQHRTRQWILATSVFVFSAVAIAVLIWRWEQQTLIEVRARAADLTADHAHTLQRDIERALSATYAIAALVRQGQGNIADFEAVATEMLPFYPGVAALGMAPDGIIRNVVPLAGNEKSIGFNQLKDNTQNQEALMARDTGRLTLAGPLKLAQGGLGVVGRLPVFLNDAQGHKVFWGFTYVTLRFPDALASARLPLLTQRGYAYELWRTAPDTGERQSIEASGNGVLDAPVERTLELPNGQWTLSVAPINGWGQSDRLGFEATINFFLSLLMAYLAWLLYEMRVRDQGLEVQVNERTAEILATQRQLQATLGAIPDPLLELGLDGRCYNAHSSRTDSLPWPTEDLIGRTIMELLPPQACQIVLAALQEAKEKECSIGKQIKVPLDNGMHWFEMSVTRKSALPGEEPLFLVLCRDITESKQAERKIQLLAHFDSLTGLPNRVLLTDRCNLALSAAQRNGTPLALLLLDLDHFKNVNDSLGHRVGDEVLIALAGRLKGAVREQDTVCRLGGDEFILVLPETNAAGAAHIAEMLLQSALVAFELEPHELTVTPSIGIALFPGDGSDFDTLSRCADAAMYRAKKDGRNNYRFFTAEMQARSERTLTLENALRRALERNQLQLHYQPQISLASGRVVGAEALLRWSHPELGAVPPAEFIPVAETCGLILPIGEWVLRTSVQQLKAWIDAGMLPIALSVNLSSVQFRHADLPELVTSILNEAQLPAHLLELELTENVAMTDPLGAIAVMNNLHERGVRMSIDDFGTGYSSLSYLKKFRVYKIKIDQSFVRDITEDSDDKAIVGAIISMATSLGMQTIAEGVETEGQLEFLKAKGCTEVQGYYFSRPLPVEQFEAFMGTKSSSNQPFVPAQSAIDIRL